DNA from Mesorhizobium loti R88b:
GCACGCCGGTCTCAACCTTCGAGGATATCCTCGGCAGTCGCGCGCCGGTTGTGCGCTGCATGCCCAACACGCCTGCTTCCATCGGCAAGGGCATGATGGTGGTGTTTTCCAACCCGCTCGTCTCTGATGATACCAAGCGCTTCGTCGCCGACCTTTTGTCGGCCAGCGGTGAAGTGGCCACCATCGACGATGAGGGCCTGATGGACGCAGTGACCGCTGTGTCGGGATCGGGGCCGGCCTATATCTTCCATTTCATCGAAGCGCTGACCGTCGCCGCCGAAAAGGCCGGGCTTTCGGCGGCGACCGCCAGGCTGCTCGCCATGCAGACAGTCTACGGTGCAGCCTCGCTCGCCGCCGAAAGCCAGGAGGAACCGAGCGTGCTGCGCCAGCAGGTGACCAGCCCGAACGGCACGACGGCTGCGGCCCTTGCCGTGCTGATGGGCGAGGATCGGCTGACCAAGCTGCTGACCGAAGCGGTGGAGGCGGCACGGCTGCGGTCGATCGAGTTGGGGAAGTAAGCCTCAACCCGTTCCGTACAGCATCTCGTCCTGCAGCCGGCGCAAGGCGAACAGCCTCGTCGTCGGGTCGGGCGCTGCATTGCCGGCGGTAAGCAACTCGCCTTTCCTGACCGATTTCAACACCTTGCCGCCCTCGAGCAGGCCGACTGGCACGGCGCGCTGGGCGCGGGCCTCGCCGACGGTCATCGTCCAGGAGCGGTAGCAGGTCTCGCCGATGGCATCGAAGGTTTCGCCGGCGGTCAGGTCACGCTTGGCGACGGCGCATACTTCGGCGACCGGCCGTGGCAGCGGCACCATATCAGGCTTGCCGAACAGCACGATGCGGGCGGCGGTCAGCGGCACTTCCAATGAGGTCAGATGGTAGGGCCGGAACAGGCTGTAGTAGGGACCATGGCCGATATGCAGATCGTCCATGCGCTCGATGATGCGCGGGTGCGTGGCCTCGACGATGACGAAGACACCGGGGGCGACGCCCTTGCCGATCGTGTAGTCGACAACGCCTTTTTTCAGCAACAGTCCGCCATCCTCACGCGGGATCAGCACCTTGACGAGGTCGTCGCGGTCGGCCTTCGGTCCATGCATGCCGGGCACGTCGGGCACCAGGCCGGTGGCGTTGGCGATGGCGCACATCTCGACCATGGTTTTCGAGCCATCGACGAACTCGACCAGCATGCGCGGGTTCATGTTGCGGCGGATCGCTTCCTCGCGATAGTCGTCGGGCACAGCGTCATGATTGAGCGGGTTGTTCTTGCCTTTGCCGGCCGAGACGATGGTCAGGCCGAGTGCGGAGGCGAACTCGATCAGTTCCATGCAGCTCGACGGCTCGTCGCCGGCGCCGACCGAATAGACGACGCCAAGCCGGTCAGCCTGCTGCTTGAGATAACAACCGATGGTGACATCGGCCTCGACATTCATCATCACCAGATGCTTGCCGTGCTCCATCGCCGACAGGCAGAAATCGGCGGCGACACCGGGCTTGCCGGTGGCGTCGATGACGACGTCGATCAATGGATTGGTTACCAGCATCTCATTGGAGGTGATGGCGATTTTTCCCGCCTCGATGGCCGCGGTGACTTTCGATGGAGTGTCGGCTTCGACCGCCATGGCTTCGTCGCCATAGGCGATACGGATGGCCTCGCGCGCGGTATGCGGACGCCGCGTCGAGACGGCGCAAACCGATATGCCCGGCATCAGCATGCCTTGCGTGACAAGGTCGGTACCCATTTCGCCAGAGCCGATGACGCCAATGCGGACGGGACGGCCCTCCGACGCACGCTTGGCAAGATCGCGAGCAAGGCCGGTCAGGGCGACATTGGTCATACGGGATGTCCACAGCTTCTTGATTTGCGGCCGGATTAGCAGGGACCGATCACCTGTGCCAACGAAACCGGCTCCGGCCGGCCGTTTCCAGCGAAAATGACGCGGGAAAAGCGGCTTTCCTTTGCCCGGTTGGCCCAAAGGGTCGCCGATTGACATTGCTGTGAACAGCCCCAATAAAACATTCGTTTGCTGAAAAAGGCAAATGTTCACAAGACGACCGCTCGGAGGGGCATTCGTCTCGCGGCAATCTGGGGAGTGCCTTTGCGCCGAAGGGCGGCAGAGGCGTTGGATGAGAATCAAGGAGCATTGCGGGGCATAGGCCCGGGGCTCCAGGGGAGGAAGAATGGATACAATTCTCGCGGGCCTCAAAGGGGCCATCGACACGCTTGGACCGACGATCCTGCTGCCGATCGTCATTTTCATCATAGCCGTGGTTTTGGGCGCCAAGGTCAGCAAGGCTTTTCGCGCCGCAGTCACCATCGGCGTCGCCTTCATCGGCATCAATCTGGTGCTTGGCCTGATGTTCACGTCGATCGGCGACGTTGCCAAGGCCATTGTCACCAACACCGGTATTCACCGCGACATCATTGATGTCGGCTGGCCTTCGGCAGCGGCGATCGCCTTCGGCTCGTCGGTTGGCCTGTGGGTCATCCCGATCGGCATTCTGGTCAACATCGTACTGCTGCTGACGCGCATGACGCGCACGCTCAATGTCGACGTCTGGAATTTCTGGCACTTCGCCTTTGTCGGCTCGCTCGTCGTGGCCGCCACCGACAATCTGGCCTATGGCATTGCCGTCGCCGCGCTTGTCGCCGCGCTCTCGCTGCTGTTCGCCGACTGGTCGGCGCGCGGTGCAGCAGTTCTATGGCGTGCCTGGCATCTCCGTGCCGCATCTCGCTTCGGCGCAGATCCTGCCGATCGCCATTGTGCTCAACTGGATCATGGATCGCATTCCCGGCATCAATCGCATCAACATCAACACCGACACCATCGAGCGCAGGTTCGGCGTGTTCGGCGAACCTGTCGTGATGGGCCTCATCATCGGCCTCGTGCTTGGCGCGATTGCTTTCTACAATGCGGGTGATCTCAGCGTGGTGCTGGCCAAGGTGCTGGGCACCGGTATGACGCTGGCCGCCGTGATGCTGCTCCTGCCGCGCATGGTGAAGATCCTGATGGAAGGGCTGATTCCGGTTTCCGACGCCGCGCAGGAATTCGTGCGCAAGCGCACCGGCGACCGCGAGCTGCTCGTCGGTCTCGATTCGGCGATCCTGATCGGCCATCCCGCCGCAATCTCGTCGTCGCTGATCCTGGTGCCGATCGCGATCATCCTGTCCATCATACTGCCCGGCAACCGCGTCATCCTGTTTGCCGACCTTGCGGTCATTCCGTTCATCGTCGCCATGACCGCCCCGCTGGTCAAAGGCAATGTGTTCCGCATGGTGGTGATCGGCACGGTGACCCTGGCCATCGGCTTCTACGTCGCCAACGCACTGGCGCCGCTGTTCACCAGCGCGGCCGTCGCTTCGGGCTTCAAGCTGCCGGCGGACGCGCTGCAGATCACCTCAGTGGTCGACGGCTTCCTGTGGGTGCCCTATGTCATCATCGAGGCCATGGGACTTGGCGTTGTCGGCATCATCGTGATCGCCGTGGTCATCGCCGCCCTGTTTGTCCTCTACCGCCGCAACCCACTCGGTTGGGAACGGGCAGCAGGCGCCGAGGACGAGCCGGCCGAAGGCACCGCCTGAAACCGCATCGAACCTTCGATTTGAAATGATCGTGCGCCCTCCCCCAGAGCATGATGCCGAAAAGTGTGAAGCGGTTTTCGGACGACATCATGCTCTATCTCTTTGATTTAGAGCCGGATTCAGATTTCAGGTCGATCCGACCTGAAATCATCCGGCTCTAGGGCGCACGATCCATAACGGAGCAACACATGTCTCACGGCCTTATGCAGCTTCTGGATCCCGAGGCGATCGTGCTCGGTTCCGATGCCTCGACCAATGAGGAGATCATCCGCATCCTGGCTGGCCGGCTTGAGGCCCTTGGCTATGTCAAAAGCTCCTATGCCGACGCGGTCGTGCGCCGCGAAATGACCATCCCGACAGGACTGCCGCTGGAACGCGCCGACAATGTCGCGGTGCCGCATACCGACCCGGAGCATGTGCTGAAGCCCGGCATTGCGATGGGCACGCTGA
Protein-coding regions in this window:
- a CDS encoding NAD(P)H-dependent oxidoreductase, which encodes MTNVALTGLARDLAKRASEGRPVRIGVIGSGEMGTDLVTQGMLMPGISVCAVSTRRPHTAREAIRIAYGDEAMAVEADTPSKVTAAIEAGKIAITSNEMLVTNPLIDVVIDATGKPGVAADFCLSAMEHGKHLVMMNVEADVTIGCYLKQQADRLGVVYSVGAGDEPSSCMELIEFASALGLTIVSAGKGKNNPLNHDAVPDDYREEAIRRNMNPRMLVEFVDGSKTMVEMCAIANATGLVPDVPGMHGPKADRDDLVKVLIPREDGGLLLKKGVVDYTIGKGVAPGVFVIVEATHPRIIERMDDLHIGHGPYYSLFRPYHLTSLEVPLTAARIVLFGKPDMVPLPRPVAEVCAVAKRDLTAGETFDAIGETCYRSWTMTVGEARAQRAVPVGLLEGGKVLKSVRKGELLTAGNAAPDPTTRLFALRRLQDEMLYGTG
- the proC gene encoding pyrroline-5-carboxylate reductase: MTIRLVLAGCGNMGYAMLAGWLKSGKLAPSTVFVVEPNADLRQRAAALGCAIAADAGDIPGDAVPDLVVIAVKPQVIREVTAAYKRFGDGRTTFVSIAAGTPVSTFEDILGSRAPVVRCMPNTPASIGKGMMVVFSNPLVSDDTKRFVADLLSASGEVATIDDEGLMDAVTAVSGSGPAYIFHFIEALTVAAEKAGLSAATARLLAMQTVYGAASLAAESQEEPSVLRQQVTSPNGTTAAALAVLMGEDRLTKLLTEAVEAARLRSIELGK
- a CDS encoding PTS sugar transporter subunit IIA → MSHGLMQLLDPEAIVLGSDASTNEEIIRILAGRLEALGYVKSSYADAVVRREMTIPTGLPLERADNVAVPHTDPEHVLKPGIAMGTLKRPVIFANMEDPDEKLPVGFVFLLAINDKDKQIEALQSVMATIQNPEALDGLRSARTLDDVRAVLG